In Pedobacter heparinus DSM 2366, the following are encoded in one genomic region:
- a CDS encoding GNAT family N-acetyltransferase gives MIKYIAATDTLPLRSKVLRKDAPLEQCVFPADEVEGGFHLGYFAGTSLVCIATFYPEDCAEQGVGGFRLRGMATDPAFMGKGYGAELIKFAINKLRSVNASYIWCDARSLAVGFYKKLGFEFISEEFEVTGIGPHFKMIKIIQ, from the coding sequence ATGATTAAGTATATTGCAGCAACGGATACACTTCCCTTAAGAAGTAAGGTGTTGAGAAAGGATGCCCCGTTGGAGCAATGTGTTTTTCCTGCAGATGAAGTAGAAGGTGGTTTTCACCTTGGGTATTTTGCTGGGACAAGCCTGGTATGTATCGCAACTTTTTATCCTGAAGATTGTGCTGAACAGGGTGTAGGAGGTTTCAGGTTGCGTGGTATGGCTACAGATCCAGCATTTATGGGTAAAGGGTACGGCGCTGAACTGATAAAATTTGCAATTAATAAGTTAAGATCTGTTAATGCTTCTTATATTTGGTGCGATGCAAGGAGCTTGGCAGTGGGATTTTATAAGAAACTGGGTTTTGAATTTATTTCTGAAGAATTTGAAGTCACAGGAATAGGTCCGCATTTTAAAATGATTAAAATTATTCAGTAA
- the gap gene encoding type I glyceraldehyde-3-phosphate dehydrogenase has product MKLAINGFGRIGRVFLRKALERNVNVVAINDLGDPATLAHLFKYDTVHRGFKGEVSYEEDALIINGRKIKVYGKVKPEELPWAELEIDLVLEATGKFTDRLGAELHLKAGAKQVLISAPSADKDVPMVVLGVNDNDIDLNSPVLSNASCTTNNVAPMVKILDDNWGILDGYITTVHSMTGDQNLHDSPHKDLRRARAASASIIPTSTGAAKAITNIFPQLEGKLGGAGIRVPVLNGSLTDFTCILKTDATREAINAAFKKASENEMHAILEYTEDPIVSVDILDNPHSCIFDAQLTSIVGDLVKVVGWYDNESGYSARLVDLVEKIAVHND; this is encoded by the coding sequence ATGAAATTAGCAATTAATGGTTTTGGAAGAATAGGGCGTGTTTTTTTACGTAAGGCATTGGAGCGAAATGTAAATGTAGTTGCCATTAACGATCTTGGTGACCCTGCCACCCTGGCGCACCTTTTTAAGTATGATACGGTTCACCGGGGGTTTAAAGGTGAAGTAAGTTATGAAGAAGATGCCTTGATCATTAATGGCAGGAAAATTAAGGTATATGGTAAAGTGAAACCTGAAGAGCTGCCCTGGGCAGAACTGGAGATAGATCTGGTATTGGAAGCTACCGGTAAGTTTACAGACAGGCTTGGTGCCGAACTGCATTTAAAAGCAGGTGCAAAGCAGGTATTGATATCCGCACCGTCTGCGGATAAGGATGTACCTATGGTTGTGCTGGGGGTAAATGATAATGACATAGATCTGAATTCACCTGTACTGTCCAATGCTTCCTGTACGACAAACAATGTTGCGCCTATGGTAAAAATACTAGACGACAACTGGGGTATCCTGGATGGTTATATAACTACTGTACATTCTATGACGGGTGATCAGAACCTGCACGATTCGCCACATAAAGATTTACGCAGGGCAAGGGCTGCTTCTGCATCTATTATACCTACCAGTACTGGTGCAGCAAAAGCCATTACCAATATTTTTCCTCAACTGGAGGGAAAGCTTGGTGGTGCCGGCATCAGGGTACCGGTGTTGAATGGCTCGTTAACAGATTTTACCTGTATCTTAAAAACTGATGCGACCAGGGAAGCCATTAATGCTGCTTTTAAAAAGGCTTCGGAAAATGAAATGCATGCAATTTTAGAATACACAGAAGATCCGATTGTATCGGTTGATATACTTGATAACCCGCATTCCTGTATTTTTGATGCACAGCTGACCTCTATAGTGGGCGACCTGGTAAAAGTAGTAGGCTGGTACGACAATGAGTCTGGCTATTCGGCCCGTTTGGTTGATCTGGTAGAAAAGATAGCTGTGCACAATGATTAA
- the xrtY gene encoding exosortase Y → MFNISQHTTPSFRFLINLALLFCIFYGFNLGYIGLTTPGGLYSPLLDQHLNYIKAWRHLCLFSTAKVLELTGYMTYTTETTLKVQGHAGFRLVYSCLGYGIMSFFAAFTLAFPKPLRSRLIFLFTGLIAIQLLNTLRFIYIALFYKPKPVLFFADHHDIFNYTLYSLLLVMIYCWLNTGNKQGHNPI, encoded by the coding sequence ATGTTCAACATCAGTCAGCATACTACACCTTCATTCCGCTTTCTTATCAATTTAGCCCTCTTGTTCTGTATTTTTTACGGCTTCAATTTAGGTTATATCGGCCTCACTACCCCCGGCGGATTGTACAGCCCGTTATTAGATCAGCATCTTAATTACATTAAAGCCTGGCGACATCTATGTTTATTTTCAACAGCCAAAGTGCTCGAACTAACCGGATATATGACCTATACAACAGAAACCACTTTAAAAGTACAGGGCCATGCAGGTTTCAGACTTGTCTATTCCTGTCTGGGTTACGGCATAATGAGTTTCTTTGCTGCGTTCACACTCGCTTTCCCCAAACCACTCCGTTCCAGACTTATTTTTTTGTTTACCGGCCTTATCGCAATTCAACTCTTAAATACACTAAGATTCATCTACATCGCTTTATTCTATAAACCAAAGCCCGTATTGTTCTTTGCCGATCATCATGATATTTTCAATTACACCTTATACAGTCTGCTTTTAGTAATGATATACTGCTGGCTCAATACAGGCAACAAGCAGGGGCATAACCCCATTTAA
- a CDS encoding M1 family metallopeptidase, which translates to MKKYLTLVLIIFSSVVFAQEKYWQQHVNYNIDVTLNDQEKSLKGFETIVYKNNSPSSLDFIWFHIWPNAYKNENTALFEQLKSDTARAGKLDKYTYGSIEGLNFKVNGKVAATAAHPNPKYIDIIKVKLASPLKPGDSVKITTDFKVKLPSYFSRSGFADGEFMVCQWYPKPAVFDKNGWHEFPYLDMGEYYSDYASFNVNITVPAEYVVGATGVLQNADELAAYKSVGAKNVANRTAKPVLYIPKNSKGLKKLNYKMNNVPDFAWFADKDFVIQYDTARLASGKVVDAFTYYHNKDSTLWNYSIEYAKDAVKRYSKWIGEYEYPVVQVVEGPKNNSSGGMEYPTITLITSPDAKKESLDAVIAHEVGHNWFMSMLGSNERQHAWQDEGLNTYFQFRYEAEKYRSNSIFGNAIPIEVQALPVDKFLNAIYGALSGIPMQSAIDLPSDQFKSSDEYSTASYLKTALWLYILENAVGREKLDAAFQHYFKLWTGKHPQPADLKAAFEESLGTNLDRYFQLLNKEGKFE; encoded by the coding sequence ATGAAGAAATATTTAACTCTTGTACTTATCATTTTCAGTTCTGTTGTATTTGCACAGGAAAAATACTGGCAACAGCATGTAAATTACAATATTGACGTGACCCTGAATGATCAGGAAAAATCACTTAAAGGTTTTGAAACCATTGTATACAAAAATAATTCGCCTTCCAGTCTTGATTTTATCTGGTTTCACATCTGGCCAAATGCTTATAAAAATGAAAATACAGCTTTGTTTGAGCAATTGAAAAGCGATACGGCAAGAGCTGGAAAATTAGATAAATACACTTATGGGAGCATAGAGGGTTTGAATTTTAAAGTGAATGGCAAGGTTGCTGCTACAGCGGCACATCCAAATCCGAAATATATAGACATTATTAAGGTAAAACTGGCTTCGCCCTTAAAGCCCGGGGATTCCGTGAAGATCACTACAGATTTTAAAGTAAAGCTGCCATCGTATTTCTCCAGATCGGGTTTTGCAGACGGAGAGTTTATGGTTTGTCAGTGGTACCCCAAGCCTGCTGTTTTTGATAAAAATGGCTGGCATGAGTTTCCTTATCTTGATATGGGAGAGTACTACAGTGACTATGCATCATTTAATGTAAACATTACCGTTCCGGCCGAATATGTAGTAGGTGCTACGGGAGTTTTGCAAAATGCGGATGAGCTTGCAGCCTATAAAAGTGTGGGCGCAAAGAATGTGGCCAACAGAACGGCGAAGCCAGTGTTATATATTCCGAAGAATAGCAAGGGGCTTAAAAAGCTGAATTATAAGATGAACAATGTGCCGGATTTTGCCTGGTTTGCCGATAAAGATTTTGTGATACAGTACGATACAGCGCGCCTGGCTTCGGGTAAAGTAGTTGATGCGTTTACTTATTACCACAATAAGGACAGTACACTTTGGAATTACAGTATTGAATATGCAAAGGATGCGGTAAAGCGTTACAGCAAATGGATAGGGGAGTATGAATACCCGGTGGTGCAGGTAGTGGAAGGGCCAAAAAACAATTCGAGTGGCGGTATGGAATATCCGACCATTACATTGATCACCAGTCCGGATGCCAAAAAAGAATCGCTTGACGCGGTGATTGCACATGAAGTTGGGCACAACTGGTTTATGAGTATGCTGGGAAGTAACGAACGGCAGCATGCCTGGCAGGATGAAGGCCTGAATACTTATTTCCAGTTCAGGTATGAAGCGGAAAAATACCGGTCTAATTCTATTTTTGGTAATGCGATACCTATAGAGGTGCAGGCCTTACCTGTTGATAAGTTTTTAAATGCGATTTATGGCGCATTGAGTGGTATACCCATGCAATCTGCCATCGACTTGCCATCAGATCAGTTTAAGTCTTCCGATGAATACAGTACAGCTTCATACCTGAAGACTGCTTTATGGTTGTATATACTGGAAAATGCAGTAGGCAGGGAAAAACTGGATGCTGCTTTTCAACATTATTTTAAATTATGGACTGGCAAACATCCACAACCTGCTGATCTGAAAGCTGCCTTTGAAGAATCATTAGGCACAAATTTAGACCGGTACTTTCAACTGCTGAACAAAGAAGGAAAGTTTGAATAA
- a CDS encoding response regulator produces the protein MKNILIVENDSGLVEMLEELFGYEGYQVSCHQQVEDIFPLIESFKPDVVLLDYLLPGINGGEVCAQMKRNPETRKIPVIIFSAYPQVMLSLGSYGCNAFISKPFELDALLDQINDCLENPDRVFELSSPLA, from the coding sequence ATGAAGAATATATTGATTGTTGAAAATGACAGTGGTTTAGTAGAGATGCTCGAAGAATTGTTTGGTTATGAAGGTTATCAGGTAAGTTGTCATCAGCAGGTTGAAGATATATTTCCACTGATTGAAAGCTTTAAGCCTGATGTGGTTTTGCTGGATTATTTGTTGCCAGGGATAAACGGCGGAGAGGTTTGTGCACAAATGAAAAGGAACCCTGAAACGCGTAAAATTCCGGTAATTATTTTTTCTGCCTATCCGCAGGTTATGCTGTCACTTGGCAGCTATGGATGTAACGCTTTTATCTCAAAGCCCTTTGAACTTGATGCCTTACTGGATCAGATTAACGATTGTCTGGAAAACCCCGATAGGGTTTTTGAATTGAGCTCGCCCCTGGCTTAA
- a CDS encoding AAA domain-containing protein has protein sequence MPYFKKLLDLLKTEREEDLQAYIKQKETLSVAERRALGLTWYPIAIRGSEMSRGDYLTVEVERTTHHDLQHQLRFGMPAVLFSNHDPKNDKVEGLIAYQGGSRLKITLCTDELPDWARNGKLGIDVLFDDHSYDEMQAAVKRASVQNEQADNHHLIKILTGIDKPSFAEDVVHYPVAKLNKVQQLAVYHIVAAQQLAIVHGPPGTGKTTTLVQAVKTMIKQHGRQILVVAPSNTAVDLLSEKLADEGLNVLRIGNPVRVSEKLFSLTLDSKMSAHASIKEVKDLKKQAAEYKKMAHKYKRNFGRAEKEQRKALFDEAHKLMKAVAGAEQYIIEDLIGKAQVVTATLVGANHYTIKDRKFDTVVIDEAGQALEPACWIPILKAQKVILAGDHCQLPPTIKSNDAAKAGLSTTLLEKCIALHPNAVVLLEEQYRMHTQIMAYSSKVFYEGKLKAHAAVAGHLLFPGDTALNFIDTAGCGFEEQREGTSIYNSEEAVFLLKHLTQLVLKLAEVYVAENFPSIGVISPYKQQIYILKDLLLNHPVLQLYIEKISVNTIDSFQGQERDIVYIGMTRSNNEGVIGFLSDIRRMNVAMTRARKKLVVIGDSATLSRLPFYSDFIAYAESIDAYRSAWEFADAD, from the coding sequence ATGCCTTACTTTAAGAAACTGCTTGATCTGCTTAAAACGGAGCGTGAAGAGGACTTACAAGCATATATCAAACAGAAGGAAACCCTTTCTGTTGCAGAACGCAGAGCACTTGGGTTAACCTGGTATCCTATTGCTATCCGAGGTTCGGAAATGAGCAGGGGTGACTATTTAACTGTTGAGGTTGAACGGACTACGCACCATGATTTGCAACATCAGCTTCGGTTTGGCATGCCAGCGGTACTGTTTTCTAATCACGATCCTAAAAATGATAAGGTTGAGGGGCTGATTGCTTATCAGGGAGGAAGTCGTTTAAAGATCACTTTGTGTACGGATGAACTGCCAGATTGGGCAAGGAACGGTAAATTAGGCATTGATGTACTGTTTGATGATCACAGTTATGATGAAATGCAGGCAGCTGTTAAACGTGCTTCAGTACAGAATGAGCAGGCTGACAATCACCATTTAATAAAGATATTGACGGGGATAGATAAGCCTTCGTTTGCAGAAGATGTTGTTCATTATCCAGTCGCTAAATTAAATAAAGTGCAGCAACTTGCTGTGTACCATATTGTTGCTGCACAGCAACTCGCTATTGTACATGGTCCGCCGGGAACAGGTAAGACCACTACACTTGTGCAGGCTGTTAAGACAATGATTAAACAGCATGGAAGGCAGATTTTGGTAGTTGCACCGAGTAATACAGCGGTAGATTTATTAAGTGAAAAGTTAGCTGACGAGGGATTGAATGTTTTACGGATTGGTAATCCGGTAAGGGTATCAGAAAAATTGTTCTCTTTAACTTTGGATAGTAAAATGTCAGCTCATGCCAGCATAAAAGAGGTTAAGGATTTGAAAAAGCAGGCTGCGGAGTACAAAAAGATGGCCCATAAATACAAAAGAAATTTTGGGAGGGCAGAAAAGGAACAGCGTAAGGCACTTTTTGACGAGGCGCATAAGCTGATGAAAGCTGTAGCCGGTGCCGAACAATATATAATAGAAGATCTGATAGGGAAAGCGCAGGTAGTTACAGCAACTTTAGTAGGCGCAAATCATTATACTATTAAAGATAGGAAATTTGATACCGTAGTAATTGATGAAGCCGGACAGGCATTGGAACCTGCATGCTGGATACCAATATTGAAGGCGCAAAAGGTGATTCTGGCAGGCGACCATTGTCAATTGCCGCCCACCATTAAGTCTAATGACGCTGCGAAAGCAGGTTTAAGCACCACTTTGCTTGAAAAATGTATTGCTTTGCATCCAAATGCAGTTGTTTTGCTGGAAGAACAGTACAGGATGCATACGCAGATTATGGCCTATTCTTCGAAGGTCTTTTACGAAGGAAAATTAAAGGCGCATGCGGCTGTTGCCGGGCATTTGCTATTTCCGGGAGATACTGCATTAAACTTTATTGATACTGCCGGCTGTGGATTTGAAGAACAAAGGGAAGGAACAAGTATTTATAATTCTGAAGAAGCTGTATTTTTACTGAAACACTTAACACAGTTGGTGCTGAAGCTGGCTGAGGTGTATGTTGCTGAAAATTTTCCTTCAATAGGAGTGATTTCGCCCTATAAACAACAAATCTATATATTAAAGGATCTGTTGTTGAACCATCCCGTTTTGCAGCTGTATATTGAAAAAATTTCAGTCAATACAATAGACAGCTTTCAAGGCCAGGAGCGGGACATTGTCTACATCGGGATGACCAGAAGTAACAATGAGGGAGTGATTGGCTTTTTATCGGATATCCGCAGGATGAATGTAGCTATGACCAGGGCCCGTAAAAAGCTGGTGGTTATAGGAGACAGTGCAACTTTATCCAGATTGCCTTTTTATTCGGATTTTATTGCTTATGCAGAAAGCATTGATGCTTACCGGAGTGCATGGGAATTTGCTGATGCAGACTAA
- a CDS encoding FAD-binding and (Fe-S)-binding domain-containing protein, translated as MDIGRLLRGILPEERIKVRLIDLVAYASDAGFYYLRPKAVVQPVAESEIISLFKFSHQHQIPITFRTGGTSLSGQAITDGILVDLSQYWNKMGIEASGELVRVQPGITGSMVNAYLKKHKRKIGPDPSSIDAAMIGGILSNNSSGMCCGVKLNSYHTTRHIRFILPDGNTFTTEKETDYIRFEQECSQIYTAIKELQEEIAGNEVLYDLIRRKYQTKNTVGYSLNAFIDHQHPLDVFAHLLIGAEGTLGFIAEAVMETVPDYPYKTTAFLYFPDIYAACQAIIPLTVAGAEAVELMDRASLRSIDNLKGVPERLKTLTETAAALLVEFQANSMDELHAKTNVFLASATSLSMLETPLFTEDMKQQAFYWKLRKGMFPAVGAVRASGTTVILEDIAFPVAQLGDAILDLQQLFKKYSYHEAIIFGHAKDGNIHFVVTQAFHTAAEIERYDLFMQDVVKLVVETYNGTLKAEHGTGRNMAPFIETEWGTQAYQIMKRLKQVIDPANLLNPGVIINENKKAHIEHLKPLPSVEEEVDRCIECGYCEHKCPSRNITLTPRQRIVVRRELAGLKAKGDKNTFDKLVKEYQYDGLDTCAVDGLCATACPVDINTGDLVKRLRRENHSDTANKLALTVAKNFGATAFTVGLAVKAGNGMNSIFGPSTMHNITSGVKKIIPAMPLWSNQIQAPAGKIEGDREGSIVYFPTCINRMMGGAKDNKKSVAQTFMGVSAKAGIKVLLPDDINGMCCGQLFSSKGYSDAYKYTVNETIEKLWKWTAGGKFPVVLDVSSCTHTLQHCREVLTEKHKAYFDQLNIIDSIDYLHDFVMAKLPEVRKKDRIVLHPVCTLKKMGLEGKLFKLADHFAEQVDVPLNVGCCGMAGDRGFLFPELTASATAPEAGEVKKRDYSGYYSTAKTCEMAMSDAVGKNYESILYLVDECS; from the coding sequence ATGGATATAGGGAGACTTTTAAGAGGTATTTTACCTGAAGAGCGCATTAAAGTACGTTTGATAGATCTGGTTGCTTATGCATCGGACGCAGGTTTTTACTATTTACGGCCTAAAGCCGTTGTACAACCGGTTGCCGAATCGGAGATCATTTCACTGTTTAAGTTTTCTCATCAGCACCAGATCCCGATAACTTTCCGGACAGGGGGAACGAGTTTGTCCGGCCAGGCCATTACTGATGGGATCCTGGTAGATCTGAGCCAGTACTGGAATAAAATGGGTATTGAGGCATCGGGCGAACTGGTAAGGGTTCAACCAGGGATTACTGGCAGTATGGTGAATGCTTATCTGAAAAAACACAAACGGAAGATAGGTCCTGACCCTTCCAGCATTGACGCGGCTATGATTGGTGGTATCCTTTCCAACAATTCCAGTGGCATGTGCTGCGGGGTAAAACTGAACTCTTACCATACCACCAGGCATATCCGCTTTATTTTGCCTGATGGAAATACCTTTACCACTGAAAAAGAAACCGATTATATTCGTTTTGAGCAGGAATGTAGCCAGATCTATACCGCTATAAAAGAACTGCAGGAAGAAATTGCAGGTAATGAAGTGCTGTACGACCTGATCCGAAGGAAATACCAGACCAAAAATACGGTTGGTTATTCACTGAATGCGTTCATTGATCATCAGCATCCACTGGATGTGTTTGCACACCTTTTAATTGGTGCAGAAGGTACCTTGGGTTTTATTGCGGAAGCTGTAATGGAGACGGTTCCGGACTATCCTTATAAAACAACTGCCTTTTTATATTTTCCGGATATTTATGCAGCCTGTCAGGCCATTATTCCTTTAACGGTTGCAGGTGCTGAAGCGGTAGAGCTGATGGACAGGGCCTCACTACGGTCGATAGACAACTTAAAGGGTGTTCCTGAACGGTTAAAGACCTTAACGGAAACAGCTGCCGCCTTACTGGTAGAATTTCAGGCCAACAGTATGGATGAGCTCCATGCCAAGACCAATGTATTTTTAGCTTCGGCTACTTCTTTGTCTATGTTGGAAACCCCTTTGTTTACAGAGGATATGAAACAGCAGGCCTTTTACTGGAAACTGCGCAAAGGGATGTTCCCTGCGGTTGGTGCAGTAAGAGCCAGTGGTACAACCGTGATTTTAGAAGATATCGCCTTTCCTGTCGCCCAACTGGGGGATGCGATTTTAGACTTGCAGCAACTGTTTAAAAAGTATAGCTATCATGAGGCGATCATCTTTGGTCATGCCAAGGATGGGAACATCCACTTTGTGGTTACCCAGGCCTTTCACACTGCGGCTGAAATTGAACGTTACGACCTGTTTATGCAGGATGTGGTGAAGCTGGTGGTGGAGACTTATAATGGTACCTTAAAAGCAGAACATGGGACGGGCCGTAACATGGCTCCCTTTATTGAAACCGAATGGGGTACACAGGCTTACCAGATCATGAAAAGGCTGAAACAGGTGATCGATCCGGCAAACCTGCTGAATCCTGGAGTGATCATCAACGAAAATAAAAAGGCACATATTGAGCATTTGAAGCCTCTGCCTTCGGTAGAAGAGGAGGTAGACCGTTGTATTGAATGTGGGTACTGTGAACATAAATGTCCGAGCCGTAACATTACGCTCACCCCAAGGCAAAGGATTGTAGTGAGACGCGAGCTGGCCGGTTTAAAGGCTAAAGGTGATAAAAACACTTTTGATAAACTGGTAAAGGAATACCAGTACGACGGACTGGATACCTGTGCTGTGGACGGTTTATGTGCCACAGCCTGTCCTGTTGATATCAATACTGGCGATCTGGTTAAAAGATTGAGACGTGAAAACCATAGCGATACGGCCAATAAACTGGCATTAACAGTTGCGAAAAATTTTGGGGCCACTGCTTTTACAGTGGGACTGGCAGTAAAGGCGGGCAACGGCATGAACAGCATTTTTGGCCCGTCGACCATGCATAATATTACAAGTGGTGTGAAAAAAATCATTCCTGCAATGCCCCTATGGAGTAACCAGATACAGGCACCTGCAGGAAAGATTGAAGGAGATAGGGAAGGGTCTATTGTTTATTTTCCTACCTGTATCAACAGGATGATGGGTGGTGCAAAGGATAACAAAAAAAGTGTAGCACAAACCTTTATGGGTGTATCTGCAAAGGCTGGTATTAAGGTATTGCTACCTGATGACATTAATGGAATGTGCTGCGGACAGTTATTCTCTTCAAAAGGATACAGTGATGCCTATAAGTATACGGTTAATGAAACAATTGAGAAGTTATGGAAATGGACTGCCGGGGGCAAATTTCCGGTGGTGCTGGATGTAAGTTCCTGTACACATACATTGCAACATTGCCGTGAGGTACTTACTGAAAAGCATAAAGCTTATTTTGATCAGCTGAATATTATCGACAGTATCGATTACCTGCATGATTTTGTAATGGCAAAACTACCAGAGGTACGCAAAAAGGACAGGATTGTTCTGCACCCGGTATGTACCTTGAAAAAGATGGGTCTTGAAGGCAAGTTGTTTAAACTGGCCGATCATTTTGCAGAGCAGGTTGATGTTCCCTTAAATGTGGGTTGCTGTGGGATGGCTGGCGACAGAGGCTTTTTGTTTCCTGAACTTACGGCTTCGGCAACGGCTCCAGAAGCAGGGGAGGTAAAGAAAAGAGACTATTCAGGTTATTATTCCACGGCTAAAACCTGTGAAATGGCCATGTCGGATGCTGTGGGAAAAAACTATGAATCGATTTTATATCTGGTGGATGAGTGTAGCTGA
- a CDS encoding GlxA family transcriptional regulator, with protein sequence MKHISILVPRGQAVLSSIVGPYKVFSHVNEHLTNMGKPPLFKIQLVGISTETELYDGLFTVKPHVLLKEVDKTDLVIIPAPNGDMMKALVLNQEFLPWITAQYKAGAEVASLCVGAFLLASTGLLKGKKCATHWMAANAFRKMFPDVNLVADKIITDENGIYSSGGAYSFLNLMLYLVEKYAGRDIAILCSKILEIEFDRGSQSPFIIFEGQKEHDDEPVRRAQTYIEKNFQEKITVDQLAMMFALGRRNLERRFKKATSNTIAEYMQRVKIEAAKMSLESSRENVNEVMYKVGYTDTKAFRTTFRKVTGLSPVQYRNKYSREVVQF encoded by the coding sequence ATGAAACACATTTCGATTCTTGTACCCAGAGGGCAGGCCGTTTTAAGCAGCATAGTTGGTCCTTATAAAGTGTTTAGCCATGTAAACGAGCACCTGACCAATATGGGTAAGCCCCCTTTGTTTAAAATCCAGCTGGTAGGTATTAGTACCGAGACTGAATTGTATGATGGCTTATTTACAGTTAAACCTCATGTTCTGCTTAAGGAAGTGGATAAGACTGATCTGGTGATTATTCCGGCCCCTAACGGCGATATGATGAAGGCGCTGGTATTGAACCAGGAGTTTTTACCCTGGATTACTGCGCAGTACAAGGCTGGCGCTGAAGTGGCCAGTTTATGTGTTGGTGCATTTTTACTGGCCTCTACTGGCTTGCTGAAAGGAAAAAAATGTGCCACACACTGGATGGCTGCCAATGCTTTCAGGAAGATGTTTCCGGATGTGAACCTGGTAGCAGATAAGATCATTACAGACGAAAACGGCATTTATTCAAGCGGGGGCGCTTATTCTTTTCTGAACCTGATGCTGTACCTGGTAGAAAAGTATGCAGGCAGGGATATAGCTATTTTGTGTTCAAAAATACTGGAAATAGAATTTGACAGAGGGAGCCAGTCGCCCTTTATCATTTTTGAAGGCCAGAAGGAGCATGATGATGAGCCTGTAAGGAGGGCACAAACCTATATTGAAAAGAATTTCCAGGAAAAGATTACGGTAGATCAGCTGGCGATGATGTTTGCATTGGGCAGGCGTAACCTGGAACGGCGGTTTAAAAAGGCTACATCAAATACCATTGCGGAGTACATGCAAAGGGTTAAAATTGAAGCCGCAAAAATGAGTCTGGAAAGCTCCAGAGAGAACGTGAATGAAGTAATGTATAAGGTAGGCTATACAGATACAAAGGCTTTTCGTACCACTTTTAGAAAAGTTACCGGACTATCGCCGGTGCAGTACAGGAACAAATATAGTCGCGAAGTGGTACAGTTTTAA